The Coregonus clupeaformis isolate EN_2021a chromosome 26, ASM2061545v1, whole genome shotgun sequence genome window below encodes:
- the LOC121539925 gene encoding protein ABHD8-like: protein MLTTLMDGLLCCLTGKSANVVVPIETSEPADGYEFVEVKPGRILRVRHVIPEREVEEEPSGPGGSVHCKRKITVYRNGQLLIENLGDAVRQELLHAPNGEAEPNCTVEVELGDPPSNPTPNPDPKVDKTGSVVGTGGSGARGAATAPAPTLGLAPDLTQQLRKRRRKPKRTVVIDSERKITSCKGTHADVALFFVHGVGGSLDIWGSQLDFFFRLGYEVIAPDLAGHGASLAPQIAAAYTFYALAEDMRAIFKRYARKRNILIGHSYGVSFCTFLAHEYPDQVHKVVMINGGGPTALEPSLCSIFNLPTCVLHCLSPCLSWSFLKAGFAHQGAKEKQLLKDNNAFNVSSFVLRAMMSGQYWPEGDEVYHAEITVPILLVHGMYDKFVPVEEDQRMAEILLLAFLKIINEGSHMVMMECPESVNTLLHEFFLWEPDSPPKSKPRPEITAKRPETAKTPTASNGGATSESQAKNK from the exons ATGCTGACCACCTTAATGGACGGCCTCCTCTGCTGCCTGACGGGGAAGTCGGCCAACGTCGTGGTTCCCATAGAAACCTCGGAACCCGCTGATGGCTACGAGTTCGTGGAGGTCAAACCGGGTCGCATCCTGAGGGTCCGACACGTCATCCCGGAgcgggaggtggaggaagagccCAGCGGGCCGGGGGGAAGCGTCCACTGCAAGAGGAAGATCACAGTGTATCGTAACGGACAGCTACTGATAGAAAACCTGGGGGATGCGGTAAGACAGGAGCTGTTACATGCTCCGAACGGAGAAGCAGAACCCAACTGTACTGTAGAGGTAGAGCTCGGAGACCCACCTTCCAATCCAACTCCCAACCCTGACCCCAAAGTGGACAAGACAGGGTCAGTGGTTGGGACAGGGGGAAGTGGGGCAAGGGGAGCGGCAACAGCTCCAGCCCCGACCCTCGGATTAGCCCCAGATCTGACCCAGCAGCTCCGGAAGCGGCGGCGGAAGCCAAAGCGCACAGTGGTGATCGACAGCGAGAGGAAGATCACATCGTGTAAGGGGACACACGCAGACGTGGCACTGTTCTTCGTGCATGGCGTGGGCGGCTCGCTGGACATCTGGGGCAGTCAGTTGGACTTCTTCTTCCgtctgggctatgaggtcatcgCGCCAGACCTGGCAGGTCACGGGGCAAGCTTGGCGCCCCAGATCGCGGCGGCATACACGTTTTACGCCCTGGCCGAGGACATGAGGGCCATCTTTAAGAGATACGCACGGAAAAGGAACATACTCATCGGACACTCCTATGG tGTGTCATTCTGTACGTTCCTGGCCCATGAGTACCCCGACCAGGTCCACAAGGTGGTGATGATAAACGGAGGAGGCCCAACAGCCCTGGAGCCCAGCCTTTGTTCCATCTTCAACCTCCCCACCTGCGTCCTGcactgcctctctccctgcctctcctggAGCTTTCTCAA ggcTGGGTTTGCCCATCAGGGTGCGAAGGAGAAGCAGCTATTGAAAGACAACAACGCCTTCAACGTGTCCTCCTTCGTGCTGCGTGCCATGATGAGTGGCCAGTACTGGCCAGAGGGCGACGAGGTGTACCACGCAGAGATCACTGTGCCCATCCTGCTGGTGCACGGCATGTACGACAAGTTTGTGCCCGTGGAGGAGGATCAGCGAATGGCAGAA ATCTTGCTGCTGGCCTTCCTGAAGATAATCAACGAGGGCAGTCACATGGTGATGATGGAGTGTCCCGAGAGCGTCAACACCCTCCTGCACGAGTTCTTCCTCTGGGAGCCAGACTCCCCTCCTAAATCTAAACCACGACCTGAAATCACCGCCAAGAGACCCGAAACCGCCAAGACCCCCACTGCATCCAACGGGGGAGCAACTTCAGAAAGCCAAGCCAAGAATAAGTAA